Part of the Streptomyces sp. NBC_00457 genome, GACAACGCCTTGACTTGGCGTTTCACCGGCTCCAGACCCACCATGCGCTCGAGCTCGGCGAGCGCCTCCTCGAGTAACGCGGGGTCGGTCGGGCCGGCCGGCAGGGGCGGCGTCGGGACGACCGACTTCTCGCGCACCGCCGGATCGATCACGGACGGCAGCGGACCGGTCGGCGGCAGGTCGGGCCCGGACAGCTTGAGGTCCCTGCCCTCCATGCCGAAGAGCGGGTCGAGGGCGTCCGGCCCGTCGGCCACGTCCTGACCACCGGACAGCGTGATCGCCGCGAGGTCGGTGGCGTCGTCGTATCCGTCGCCCTCGGCGATCGCGGCGAGCCGGGCCGAGGTGTCCATGAACGCGGGGTCGATGCGGTGCACCGCCCGGTAGAGCGGGAGGGCGGCGGCCGACCGTCCCGTCCCCTCGTGCGCCCGGGCCAGCCAGTAGCGCAGCTCCTTGCGCTGGGGCTGCTCGCTGCGGCAGCGCATCAGGGCCGCCGAGAGAAGAGGTTCGGCCTGGCCGTACATCTCGAGCCGGACCCTGGCCATACCGCCGAACAGGCCCGCCTCGATGCCGAGCATCTGGTCGTCGATCAGCGGGTCGGTGTGCCGGACGAGCTGTTCCCAGTCCTTGACCAGATAGGCCCGGCAGGCGTGCAGAAAGCGGACCTGATGGTCGGTGTCCACCGGCGGCAGCCCCGCGAGAGCCCGGTCGAGTTCAGGGACGTGGCGGCCGTCCAGCCAGTGGGAGGCGTGCGCGAGCAGCAGATCGCGGGGGCTCTCCAGCACGGGCTGCACCCACCAGCCCAGCCAGTACCAGGAGTTGAGGGTGCGGCGGTGCCGGGCGCGCTGTTCGCCGAAGCGGTCCCGGTGCCGGAACATCCTGAGCAGCGCGGTCGTCGTGTCCACGCGCAGCGCATGCAGTCCGAGCCAGCCGTCGGCCATCCCGGGGTCCATCCGCACCGCGGCCCGGAACTCCTCCTCCGCCTGCGGATAAGCGCCCATCGTGTAGGCATCGACGCCTCGCAGCCAGGCCAGGTCGGCCGGGGCCTCGGGGCCCTGCGTGCCGAAGTCCATCACGTCCCCCCACAAACCGTGCCCCCGTTCGGTTCGCCGCCGGGCCCGGTGCCCGTCGGCATCCTTGGTCGAACCGCCCTACCGCGGACCGGAGTTGCAACGGTGCGCAGAGCAGCCGTCCGAAGGTCGCAACGAGGGCATCGTACCTGCGCAGGTGTCGCCCGCCCCAGGGTGCCGCATGGGCCGTTTGACGAGGTGGGAGCATATGGGGCGCACTCGGCTCGGTGACCGAGGGTGAGCGAATCATGCCGGGCAGCGCCCGAAATGGGCGAAGAGGACAGAACGAAGCCCCCGATCACGGGGGAACAACCGGGGGCTTCGCGTCTGTGGGCGGCTCTCAAATGGCCGCACATTGAGAACGTAAGACCTGTACGGCCCCCCGGTCAAGCCGAGTTGGGGGACTCCGCGAAGTTCGAACACCCGGGTCTTCACAAGTTCAGCACATTGCCGATGGCCCGTCACCGTGTGTGATTTCGCGGTCCGGACCAACCGTTCCAACGGGCCCCGGACACACCTTGTATCCCTTTTCGCACTGTCGCACCAGGAGGTCGGCGAAGGGGCGCGAAGGGTCATCGGCGAAATGCCGCCGCTCCGCCTGGACCCACCCGGCCCAGAACTCCCGCTGCTCCTCCCCGTCCCGGTTCCGCCCCCGCGTCCAGGCCTCCTCGTGCGGCAACTCCATCCACAGCAGATGGGCCAGGTGCGGGCGCAGCGTCCGGCGTCCGGCGCCGACGCCCTCGACGAGGATCACGGGTGCGGGCGGCAGCAGGCGGTCCGGTCCGAAGCGGCGGGCCCGCCAGTCGTACGGGGCATAGCGCGCGGTCCTGCCCTGCGCGAGCGGCTCGATCACCTGGCCCAGCAGCCGGTCCGTCCAGTCGAACAATTCCTCATGGCTGGCGATGTCGTCGAGACGGAGCACGGGAGCGCCGCCCAGCGCGTCGGCCAACTGCCCGGCGAACGTGGACTTTCCGGAGCCGGCGTGTCCGTCGATCCCGATCAGACGGACCGGGCCGCAGGACGGGGGGAGTCGGCGGAGCCGGAGGACGAGGTCGTGAATCGTGATTCCCGGGGGTGCGGAAGGGGGTCGATTCATTCTAGGTGCGGGGCCGCGCCGCAGGTCGTGACAGTGGTCGACACCAATGTTGGTGGGTGTGGCATGAGCGGATGTGCTGGCCCGGGCACATCGCCTCCGTCCATAGTGGGCGCACCACCGTGCACCGGACCTGCCCCGACTCGGACACCTGGGGGATTGCCGCCCATGAGCAGAGCCGAACAGCCGTCCCGCAGAAGCGTCCTGGCCGCCGCCGTCGTCGCGGCCGTCGCGGGCGGCTCGGCCCCCGCCTCCGTCACCGAGGCCGCGGCGGACGCCGAGGACCCGGCGCAGGCCGACCAGCCTCGCTTTGTCGACAACCGCGCCTGGACCACGTACGCCGACTGGCGGGGCGGCACCGCCCGCGGCACCCGGGCCGTCGCCGGCGCCCGCCCCGGCGTCGTGCTCGACGCCCCCGCGGGCACCGTCGACTACACCGACCCGCACACCGGCAGGACGGCCACCTGGGAGTACGCGACCTGGACGTCCCCCGTCCACCGGCTCTCCGTCCCCTCGGCCGAGGCGATCGCGTCCTGGAACGCGCACACCCCGGACGGCACCTGGCTCCAGGTCGAGCTGCGGGGGACATATACGGACGGCACGAACACCCCCTGGTACGTGATGGGCCGCTGGGTCGCCGGTGACCGGGACATCAAGCGCACGTCGGTCGACGGCCAGAAGGACGGCAAGAGCAGCGTCTGGACGGACACCTTCGCGATCGACGACCCGTCGACGGGCCTGCGGCTGGCGTCGTACCGGCTGCGGCTGACCCTCTACCGCAAGCCGGGCACGAAGAGCACCCCCACCGTGTGGCGGCTGGGTGCGATGGGCTCCGACGTCCCCGACCGCTTCACCGTCCCGGCCTCCACACCCGGCCTGGCCCGGGAGCTGGACGTGCCGCGCTACTCGCAGGACATCCATGAGGGCCAGTACCCGGAGTACGACAACGGCGGCGAGGCCTGGTGCAGCCCCACCTCCTCGCAGATGATCATCGAGTACTGGGGCGGCCGTCTCACACCCGAGCAGCTGGCCTGGGTCGACCCGTCGTACGCCGATCCGCAGGTGTGCCACGCGGCCCGGTTCACCTACGACCACCAGTACGAGGGCTGCGGCAACTGGCCGTTCAACGTCGCCTACGCCGCCACCTTCCAGGGGCTCCAGGGCGTGGTCACCCGGCTCGGTTCGCTCACCGACCTGGAGACGCTGATCGTGGCCGGTATTCCGGCCATAACATCCCAGTCCTTCCTGGCGAGCGAGCTGACGGGGGCCGGGTACGGCACCGCGGGGCATCTGATGACGGTCATCGGGTTCACGGCGGACGGCGATGTGATCGCCAACGACCCGGCCTCGCCGAGCAACGAGGCGGTGCGACGCGTCTACCGGCGCCGAGAGTGGGAGAACGTCTGGCTCCGCACCAAGCGGTACAACGCCGCGGGCGACGTCGTCTCCGGCACGGGCGGGGTCTGCTACCTGTACTTCCCGGCGCAGCCGACGGCTCAGCAGCGCCTGGCGCTCAAGGCCGTGGGCGTGAGCTGACGCACCCGCCGGGCTGTGAGCAAGGTCTCGGCCGCAAAAGCCCCCGATGCTGGCAAGGTGGACATCATGACCGCGAACGCAGCCACCGCTTCCCGCGCCCGCGCCCGGACGGGCGGACCCAAGGACGACGGCCCGGAGATCCTCGAACACGTCATGGGCTGGACCCTCGTCGTGGTGGTCGCGATGCTCGTGGCCCAACTCGGGCTGCTGTGACCTGATCCCCTGTTCGACCTGACATACTGCGGATGTCCCGCAGCCCGTTGAAGACCAGGGTCGAAATTGAATATCAGCCATCAGCGCGACGCCGAGCACCCCCGGGTGCGCGGCACCGAGCGCTCGCTGGCGCGTCGCGCCGAACTCATCGCCATCGGGCGGAAGTTGTTCGCCGACACGTCCTACGACGCGCTCTCGATGGACGACATCGCCCGGCAGGCGCAGGTGGCCAAGGGGCTGATCTATTACTACTTCCAGTCCAAGCGCGGCTACTACCTGGCGATCATCAAGGACTCCGTCGCCGACCTGGTCACCTACGCCGCGAGCGGTCTCCAACTGCCGCCGGTGGACCGCGTCCACCGCACGATCGACAGCTATCTGCGCTACGCCGAGCACAACCAGGCCGCCTACCGCACCATCGTCAGCGGTGGCGTCGGCTTCGACGCCGAGGTGCACGCCATCCGGGACGGGGTGCGCGAGGCGATCGTCGCGACCATCGCCGAGGGTGCGTACGGCCGCAGCGACATCGCCCCGCTGGCCCGCATGGGCCTGCTCGCCTGGGTGTGCAGCGTCGAAGGCGCCGCCCTGGACTGGATCGACCGCCCCGAACTCTCCCGCGACGTCATGTGCGAACTGCTGGTCAAGTCGCTGGGCGGCGCGATGCGCGCCATCGAAGAACTGGACCCGGCCTACCCCGCTCCCCAGCCCGTCCGCCGGGACACCTGAACACCCCAAGGGGCGGAGGTCTCGTGGTCCTCCGCCCCAAGCCCCCGTGGAAGGGGGCTAGTTGATCGCCTTGATCAGCTCGCCGCCGGCCGTGTCACCGCTCAGCTCCCAGAAGAACGTGCCGCCCAGCCCCTGCTGGTTCTTGTACGTCATCTTGGTCGCGATGGTCGCGGGGGTGTCGTAACTCCACCAGTTGTTCCCGCACTTGGCGTATGCGGTGCCGCCCACCGTGCCGGTCGCCGGGCACTTCGTCTTGAGCACCTTGTAGTCCTCGAAGCCTGCCTCGTATGTCCCCGCCGCCGGACCGGTCGCCGTGCCGCCGGGCGCCGCCTGCGTCACTCCCGTCCAGCCGCGGCCGTAGAAGCCGATGCCCAGCAGCAGCTTGGCGGCCGGGATGCCGAGGCCCTTGAGCTTGGCGATGGTCGCCGAGGAGTAGTAACCGGCCTGCGGAATACCGGGGTACGAGTTCAGTGGTGAGTGCGGTGCCGTCGGGCCGGTCGTGGCCCAGGCGCCGAAGAAGTCGTACGTCATCGGGTTGTACCAGTCGACGTACTGGGCCGCGCCCGCGTAGTCCGCCGCGTCGATCTTGCCGCCCGCGGTCGCGTCGGCGGTGATCGCCGCGGTGACCAGGTTGCTCGCGCCGAACTTGGCCCGCAGTGCCTGCATGAGGTTCGTGAAGGCGGCCCGGCCGCTGGTGTCGCAGGTGGCGCCGCAGGCGTTCGGGTACTCCCAGTCGATGTCGATGCCGTCGAAGACGTCCGCCCACTTGGAGTTCTCGACCAGGTCGTAGCAGGACTGGGCGAACGCGGCCGGGTTCTTGGCGGCCTCGCCGAAACCGGCCGACCAGGTCCAACCGCCGAAGGACCAGAGGACCTTGAGGCCGGGGTGCTTCTTCTTCAGCTCGCGCAGCTGGTTGAAGGTGCCGCGCAGCGGCTGGTCCCAGGTGTCGGCGACGCCGTCCACCGACTCGGCGGCGGTGTAAGTCCGTTCGGTGGCCGCGTAGTTGTCGCCCGCCGCGCACTTGCCGCCGGTGACATTGCCGAAGGCGTAGTTGATGTGGGTGAGCCGGACGCCCACCTCGGGCGTCCGGCGGCAATAGGTGCCCCACTCCGTCACCTTCTCGGCCGTGAACGACCGGAGCCTTGCGCCCGATGTTCACACCTCGTCGCGCTCCTTCGTGCCGCTGGCTGCGGTACCAAGGTCGCATCCGCCCGGAGGGGCGCGGGACCGGTGACGTGCCCCACACCGGGAAGGTCCCGGTGGCACCAGTCTGATCGGCGCCTACCACAACCGTGTCCCCGGATGAACCGGTTCGTGCCTTCAAGAGCTCCCAGACCGATTCCGCCAGGCTAGCGAACGTGGACGCGCCCCGTGTCACTTTCCGTCGATTGCCGCGTGCGCTGAGTACCCGGAAGTTCTTGAAGTAAGCGGTCGTTAACTGGTGACTCGGTGCCTTCGATCGGGCATACTCACAGCGCAGAGCCGCTGGTCAGAACCTTCCGCAACCCGGGAGAACCCGAGCACCGGCCCGCATCGAGACAGACCGTCGGAGCCGCCCCACCCACCAGGCGAGCCCGTCCGTGCCCGTCAGGGAGGAGAGCGTCGCCATGACCGACCGCACCCCGCAGCCGGTGGACCGACAACTGCCCACGGACGAGGCACGGGATCTGCTCGCCCTCGTTCGTGACATCGCCCAGCGCGAGATCGCCCCGAAGGCGGCCGAGGAGGAGGACGCCGGACGCTTCCCGCGTGAGATCTTCACCCTGCTCTCGGAATCCGGCCTCCTCGGACTGCCGTACGACTCCGAGTACGGCGGCGGCGACCAGCCGTACGAGATCTACCTCCAGGTGCTCGAAGAGCTGGCCGCGGCCCGGCTCACCGTCGGTCTCGGGGTGAGCGTCCACTCCCTGTCCTGCCATGCGCTCGCCACCTACGGCAGCAAGCAGCAGCAGGTCGAGTTCCTGCCCGACATGCTCGGCGGCGGACTGCTCGGCGCGTACTGCCTGTCCGAGCCGTCGTCCGGCTCGGACGCGGCCTCACTGCGGACGAAGGCCGTGCGGGACGGCGACGACTGGGTGATCACCGGCACGAAGGCCTGGATCACCCATGGCGGGGTCGCCGACTTCTACACCGTCATGGCCCGCACCGGCGCGGAGGGCGCGCGCGGGATCACCGCGTTCCTGGTGCCCGCCGACGCGGAGGGGCTGAGCGCGGCGGCGCCGGAGAAGAAGATGGGCATGAAGGGGTCGCCGACCGCGCAGGTCCACTTCGACGGAGTGCGAGTGCCCGACGAACGGCGCATCGGCGACGAGGGGCAGGGCTTCGCGATCGCCCTCGCCGCGCTCGACTCCGGGCGGCTCGGCATCGCGGCCTGCGCCATCGGCCTGGCCCAGGCGGCGCTCGACGAGGCGCTTGCGTACGCCACCGGACGGCAGCAGTTCGGGCGGCCGATCTCCGACTTCCAGGGGATGCGCTTCCTGCTCGCCGACATGGCGACCCAGCTCGAGGCGGGCCGGGCGCTGTATCTGGCGGCGGCGCGGCTGCGGGACGCCGGCCGGCCGTTCGCCAAGCAGGCCGCCATGGCCAAGCTGCACTGCACCGACACGGCGATGAAGGTCACCACGGACGCCGTCCAGGTCCTCGGCGGGTACGGCTACACGGCCGACTTCCCGGTCGAGCGCAATATGCGCGAGGCCAAGGTGCTACAGATCGTCGAGGGCACCAACCAGATCCAGCGGATGGTCATCGCCCGTCATCTCGCGGGTCCCGAGACCCGCTGACCTGGCTCAGTCCGCGCGGCGGCGCCGCGAGCCGGGTCCACTCCGGGTCGTGGCGCCCCGGCAGGGTGCGCCCGCGGTCGGCCCACTTGCGCATGAGATCGCGGTAGATGGGGGGATCCTGGGGCTGCGGCGGCGCCGGCGGAACCGATTTGGCGGGCGCCGGAACGAACACCCGGCGGGCTCGCCCCGTCGCCGGATAGGTGGGGGTCATACCTGGCCAACGCCCGTGCCGATCGGCAGGTCACCGAGCCGCGAAATCGTCTGTGAGTTCGCGGACGTATTGCTCCGTATATGGTTTCCTACGATTACCTGACGCATCGTCAGTCGCGCCGCGGCAACCTGTCGGCGGACCCGGACGCACTGATCCTGCACCACGGCAGCGTGCGAGCCATGGTGCAGGGCAGCTACGGGGATGGAGCGAGCCGGCTCAGGCGGCGTGACGTCGCATCACGGGGACCCGCATGGGGCGCGAACCCGGTCCGCCGACGTGCGAGAAGGGCTGCTTGCGCCAGTCCAGCCCCTGCGGAAGCGTCAACAGCAGGGCGGTGTCCTGCTCCTGGGGTTCGGCCGACTCGTCCGCGGGACGGGCCTCGGACGCGCGACGGCCGGTGCCGGCGCAGACCGTGAGCCCGAACGGGTTCCACGGCGAAGCGCACAGCGCGTGCTCCGGCAGGATCTCCTCGTCCGCCAGCAGGGCGATGGGCTGTGCGCAGTCCGGGCAGATCACCCGGTACATCTCGAAGGTGTCGTACGCGTCGAACTCCTCCGCTTCGAGAGCCTCGGCAGCGTCGGGTTCGACGCCCTCCGGCTGGGGCTCGACGACCGGCTGCTGCCGCTTGGGCGTGGTTCGACCAGGGCGCTTAACACTGTGCATGGGATTCTCCCCCTCGGGCTGGGCCGTGACGGCACTGCGGCCTCGACCACAGCAAGCACTTCCCGCCCCGTCTCGGCGTTAATCACGGGGACATCACGGAGAATCCGGCGGGCCTGTGGCGTTCGTCACATGCCATCCGCAGGTGCCCGGGGTGGCACGTTTGTCCCTCAGTCCGCTCACAGGCTGCTCTCGGGCACATCACGAACCGGGTATGACCTGGAGTGCTCAGGTATCCGAGGAGATCAACGGCACTGTAGGTTCTTGCGCCATGGAGGAGCTGGACCGACAGATCGTGCAGCTGCTCGTCAAGGACGGGCGGATGAGCTACACCGACCTGGGCAAGGCCACGGGCCTGTCCACGTCGGCGGTGCACCAGCGCGTGCGCCGGCTGGAACAGCGCGGCGTCATCCGCGGGTACGCGGCGGTCGTCGACCCCGAGGCCGTCGGGCTGCCCATCACCGCCTTCATCTCGGTCAAGCCGTTCGACCCCAGCGCCCCCGACGACATCGCCGAGCGACTGGCCGACGTGCCCGAGATCGAGGCCTGCCACAGCGTCGCGGGCGACGAGAACTACATCCTCAAGGTCCGGGTGGCCACCCCGCACGAGCTGGAGGAGCTGCTGGCCCGGGTGAGGTCGCTGGCCGGTGTCTCGACGCGGACGACGGTCGTGCTGTCGACGCCGTACGAGGCACGGCCGCCGAGGATCTGAGCGCCCTGCCGACAGGCCGCCGCGCGTGAGGCGCGAAACTGTCCCTCATGAGTGAACGCGCCGCTGCCTCCCCCCGCACCGTCCTCCTCCGCCGCGGGGAGGTCCACAGCCCCGCCGATCCGTTCGCGACCGCGATGGTCGTCGAGCGCGGACAGGTCGCCTGGGTGGGTTCCGAAGGTGCCGCCGACGCCTTCGCCGAGGGGGTGGACGAGGTCGTCGACCTGGACGGCGCGCTCGTCACCCCCGCGTTCACCGACGCCCATGTCCACACCACGTCCACCGGTCTCGCCCTCACCGGCCTGGACCTGTCCACCGCTCCCTCCCTCGACGCGGCCCTCGCCGCCGTACGGGACTTCGCCGCCGCCCGCCCGGACGACCGGGTCCTTCTCGGTCACGGCTGGGACGCCGCCCGCTGGCCCGGAGGCCGCCCGCCGACCCGCGCGGAACTCGACGCGGCCACGGGCGGCCGCCCCCTGTACCTGTCCCGTATCGACGTCCACTCGGCGGTCGTCACGACGGCCCTGCTCGATCTGGTCCCCGGCGGGATCACGCGGGCCGACGAACCGCTCACCCGCGACGCCCATCACGCCGTACGCGCCGCCGCGTTCGCAGCCGTGACGCCCGCACAGCGCACCGAGGCCCAGCGCGCCGCCCTCGCCCACGCCGCCTCCGTCGGCATCGGCTCGGTCCACGAGTGCGCCGGCCCCGACATCTCCTCGGAGGACGACTTCACGGGCCTGCTGCGGCTCGCGGCCGAGGAGCCGGGCCCGCGGGTGGTGGGCTACTGGGCCGAGCAGGATGTCGAGAAGGCGCGCGAGCTGGGCGCCGTCGGCGCGGCCGGCGACCTGTTCGTCGACGGCTCCCTCGGCTCGCGCACCGCCTGTCTGCACGAGCCGTACGCCGACGCCCACCACACCGGCGTTTCCTACCTGGACGCCGCCGCGGTCGCCGCCCATGTCGCCGCCTGCACCGAAGCGGGCCTCCAGGCGGGCTTCCACGCGATCGGGGACGCCGCCGTGACGGCCGTGGTGGACGGCGTGCGCGCCGCCGCGGAGAAGGTCGGCCTCGCCCGCGTCCGCGCCGCCCGGCATCGCGTCGAGCACGCCGAGATGCTCACCCCGGACACCGTCGCCGCCTTCGCCGAGCTCGGTCTGACCGCTTCCGTACAGCCCGCCTTCGACGCGCTGTGGGGCGGCGAGGACGGCATGTACGCCCAGCGTCTCGGCGTACCGCGGGCCCGCCTGCTGAACCCCTTCGCGGCCCTGCTGCGCGCCGGCGTCCCGCTCGCCTTCGGCTCCGACAGCCCGGTCACGCCCCTCGACCCCTGGGGCACCGTCCGGGCCGCCGCTTTCCACCGGACGCCCGAGCACCGGGTCTCCGCGCGCGCCGCGTTCACGGCCCACACCCGGGGCGGCTGGCGGGCCGTCGGACGGGACGACGCCGGCGTGCTGGTGCCGGGCGCACCCGCGGACTACGCCGTGTGGCGCACCGACGCGCTGGTCGTGCAGGCTCCGGACGACCGGGTCGCGCGCTGGTCGACCGACCCCCGTTCCGGCACCCCCGGTCTGCCCGATCTGAGCCCGGGCGCCGAGCTCCCCGTCTGCCTGCGGACCGTGGTGGGCGGACGAACCGTGTTTGTACGGCCGGGCGAGTGACGTCACGGGGTGGCGCGCACAAGATCGGCGCCAGGCGCACTGTCGCTCGACCTGCGTATCCTCCGCACTGACCAGGGCTTTGAGTAGATATCCGCAGGTCAAACGGCTGTTGACAGCCGATGGCGGGGGGCCGGTAGGTTCGGCCCAGTCCACCACCGGACGCCCGACCGGAGAACCTCCGTGCAGTCGTCGCCACGCCGCTGGGTCAGGGACGGTGTCGCCGCACCGGGGCACCGCCACTGGCAGCCAGGCTCAGCGCCCGCGCCGCGACGAGGGAGCGTTCCGGCCGGTCGGGGAGGTGTGACCCGGGTGGGGCCCGGGCGCTCAGTAGACAACGGCCTTTCGGTCGACCCGCAGCCAGCGGGTCCCAGGTCGGCCCGAAGGGCGCCGGGCCCCCATCCGCAGTCCCGCGGACGTCCTGGATCACAGACGTCGGAAAGGGGACACATACCCGGCCCTTGCCGAATCGACACCGGTGTACGACCCTTCTGACGCGTCCACGCAGGCAGCGCCCACTATGGTGGAGCCCTGCGCACGGACACGAAGGGGCAGCAGTGAACGACGGCGACGGGACCCTCGCGGCACAGAGCCAGGGGAGGCAGTTCGGGCCGCTCGGCACGGCCTTGGTGATCATCCCGACCTACAACGAGGCGGAGAACATCAAGGCGATCGTCGGGAGGGTGCGCAAGGCCGTCCCCAAGGCTCACGTGCTCGTCGCCGACGACAACAGCCCCGACGGCACGGGCAAGTTCGCCGACGAGCTGACCGTCGAGGACGACCAGGTCCATGTCCTGCACCGCCAGGGCAAGGAGGGCCTCGGTGCCGCCTACCTCGCCGGGTTCCGCTGGGGCATGGAGCACGGCTTCGGCGTACTGATCGAGATGGACGCCGACGGCTCCCACCAGCCCGAGGAACTGCCCCGGCTGCTCACCGCGCTCAAGGGCGCCGATCTGGTGCTCGGCTCCCGCTGGGTGCCCGGCGGCCGGGTGGTGAACTGGCCCAAGTCCCGCGAGTTCATCTCCCGCGGCGGCAGCCTCTACTCGCGTGTGCTGCTCGACGTCCCCATCCGTGATGTCACCGGCGGCTACCGCGCCTTCCGCAGCGAGACCCTGGAGGGCCTCGGCCTCGACGAGGTCGCCTCCCAGGGCTACTGCTTCCAGGTCGACCTGGCCCGCCGCGCGATCAAGGCCGGATACCACGTCGTCGAGGTCCCCATCACCTTCGTGGAGCGCGAGCACGGCGACTCCAAGATGAGCCGGGACATCCTCGTGGAGGCCCTGTGGCGGGTCACCACATGGGGCGTGGGGGAGCGGGTCGGCAAGGTCCTCGGCCGGGGCAAGCCGTCACAGTCGTAGACCTACGGCCTCACAGGCACCATTGATCGTCCTCTTATCCCGTACTGAGCCGGACCCAGGCACACTGGACGCATGACGACTGGCGCTCCGACCCCCACCCACCCCGCACGGCCCCGGCGCTCCCGGCTGCGCACCTTCCTGCCGCTGTCCATCGCCGCCTGGCTGGTGCTGGAGATCTGGCTGCTGACCGTGGTCGCGGGCGCCTCCAGCGTGTTCACGGTGTTCCTGCTGCTGCTCGCCGGGTTGGTGCTCGGCGCGGTGGTCATCAAGCGGGCCGGCCGCCGTGCCTTCCGGAACCTCACCGAGACGCTGCAACAGCAGCAGAGCGGCGCGGCGCCCCCGGCCCCGTCGGGCAACAGCGAGGGCAACGGGCTGATGATGCTCGGCGGTCTGCTGCTCATGCTCCCCGGCCTGGTCTCGGACGCGGTGGGCCTGCTCCTGCTGGTTCCGCCGGTCCAGAAGGCCATCAGCCGGTATGCGCAGCGCACCTTCGAGCGCACCCTGCGCGAGGCCGGTTCCGGCACCCTGGGCGATGCCTTCCAGCAGGCGCGTATGCACCGCCCCGACGGCAAGGTCGTGCAGGGAGAGGTCATCCGGGACGAGCCCGGGGACGCCCCGCAGGGTCCGCGCCCGCCGATCACGGGCTGAGGCCCGCCCGGGCACACGAAAACCGCGGGCGCCGTACGTCAATCTCACGTACGGCGCCCGCGGTTGTGTGCGTGTGTTGCTTACTGCCCAAGCCCCGCAGGTATCACGCGGACTTGCGGCTGTCGCGCGGATGTACCGCGATGTTCATCGCACCGGACCGCAGAACTGCCAGACGCTCCTCAAGGACCTCTTCGAGCTCCTCGCGGGTGCGCCGCTCCATCAGCATGTCCCAATGTGTACGCGCGGGCTTGGCCTTCTTTTCCTCAGGGCCGTCGCCGTCAACGAGGAGTGCCTGGGCCCCGCAGACCTTGCACTCCCACTCCGGCGGGATCTCCGCCTCGACCGAGAAGGGCATCTCAAAGCGATGTCCCTTCTCGCATGCGTACTCCACGGCCTGGCGCGGGGCCAGGTCGATGCCGCGGTCCGTCTCGTAGCTGGTCACCA contains:
- a CDS encoding amidohydrolase is translated as MSERAAASPRTVLLRRGEVHSPADPFATAMVVERGQVAWVGSEGAADAFAEGVDEVVDLDGALVTPAFTDAHVHTTSTGLALTGLDLSTAPSLDAALAAVRDFAAARPDDRVLLGHGWDAARWPGGRPPTRAELDAATGGRPLYLSRIDVHSAVVTTALLDLVPGGITRADEPLTRDAHHAVRAAAFAAVTPAQRTEAQRAALAHAASVGIGSVHECAGPDISSEDDFTGLLRLAAEEPGPRVVGYWAEQDVEKARELGAVGAAGDLFVDGSLGSRTACLHEPYADAHHTGVSYLDAAAVAAHVAACTEAGLQAGFHAIGDAAVTAVVDGVRAAAEKVGLARVRAARHRVEHAEMLTPDTVAAFAELGLTASVQPAFDALWGGEDGMYAQRLGVPRARLLNPFAALLRAGVPLAFGSDSPVTPLDPWGTVRAAAFHRTPEHRVSARAAFTAHTRGGWRAVGRDDAGVLVPGAPADYAVWRTDALVVQAPDDRVARWSTDPRSGTPGLPDLSPGAELPVCLRTVVGGRTVFVRPGE
- the fxsA gene encoding FxsA family membrane protein, with translation MTTGAPTPTHPARPRRSRLRTFLPLSIAAWLVLEIWLLTVVAGASSVFTVFLLLLAGLVLGAVVIKRAGRRAFRNLTETLQQQQSGAAPPAPSGNSEGNGLMMLGGLLLMLPGLVSDAVGLLLLVPPVQKAISRYAQRTFERTLREAGSGTLGDAFQQARMHRPDGKVVQGEVIRDEPGDAPQGPRPPITG
- a CDS encoding RNA polymerase-binding protein RbpA, which gives rise to MSERALRGTRLVVTSYETDRGIDLAPRQAVEYACEKGHRFEMPFSVEAEIPPEWECKVCGAQALLVDGDGPEEKKAKPARTHWDMLMERRTREELEEVLEERLAVLRSGAMNIAVHPRDSRKSA
- a CDS encoding polyprenol monophosphomannose synthase, giving the protein MNDGDGTLAAQSQGRQFGPLGTALVIIPTYNEAENIKAIVGRVRKAVPKAHVLVADDNSPDGTGKFADELTVEDDQVHVLHRQGKEGLGAAYLAGFRWGMEHGFGVLIEMDADGSHQPEELPRLLTALKGADLVLGSRWVPGGRVVNWPKSREFISRGGSLYSRVLLDVPIRDVTGGYRAFRSETLEGLGLDEVASQGYCFQVDLARRAIKAGYHVVEVPITFVEREHGDSKMSRDILVEALWRVTTWGVGERVGKVLGRGKPSQS